One segment of Sinorhizobium sp. BG8 DNA contains the following:
- a CDS encoding invasion associated locus B family protein — translation MFVRKLATALSIVLATSGIASAQSPTRIQQFNAWGAYSYQASGGKVCYVLSVPKEKSPANVDHGDIFFLVSQRPGQNISYEPQAMMGYPLQENSKVSVIIDGRNFVMFTKGNSAWVENAAEEPALVAAMKSGKDMSVKATSRKGTVTSYAYSLSGISAALKQIEACK, via the coding sequence ATGTTCGTAAGAAAGCTCGCGACCGCACTCTCAATTGTTCTGGCAACTTCCGGCATTGCTTCCGCGCAGTCCCCGACCCGCATTCAGCAGTTCAACGCCTGGGGTGCTTATTCCTATCAGGCGAGTGGCGGCAAGGTATGCTACGTCCTCTCCGTTCCCAAGGAGAAGAGCCCGGCCAACGTCGACCACGGTGATATCTTCTTCCTGGTATCGCAGCGCCCCGGTCAGAATATCAGCTACGAACCGCAGGCAATGATGGGTTACCCCCTCCAGGAGAACTCCAAGGTGAGCGTCATCATCGACGGACGCAACTTCGTGATGTTCACCAAGGGCAATTCTGCCTGGGTGGAGAACGCCGCCGAAGAGCCGGCCCTCGTCGCGGCGATGAAGTCCGGCAAGGACATGTCGGTAAAGGCGACATCGCGCAAGGGCACCGTAACGTCCTACGCCTATTCGCTGTCCGGTATCTCGGCCGCGCTGAAGCAGATCGAGGCGTGCAAGTAA
- a CDS encoding beta-ketoacyl-ACP reductase: protein MTRIALVTGGSRGIGAAISIALKDAGYKVAANYAGNDEAAEAFKAKTGIPVYKWDVSSYEACVAGIAKVEADLGPIEILVNNAGITRDAMFHKMTPDQWGAVINTNLTGLFNMTHPVWTGMRDRNFGRVINISSINGQKGQMGQANYSAAKAGDLGFTKALAQEGAAKGITVNAICPGYIGTEMVLAVPEKVLNERIIPQIPVGRLGEPEEIARAAVFLASDDAGFITGSTLSVNGGQFVV from the coding sequence ATGACCAGGATAGCATTGGTGACCGGCGGGTCACGCGGTATTGGCGCGGCCATCTCTATCGCGCTGAAGGATGCAGGGTACAAGGTTGCGGCCAACTACGCCGGAAACGACGAGGCCGCTGAGGCTTTCAAGGCCAAGACCGGCATTCCCGTCTACAAGTGGGACGTATCGAGCTACGAGGCCTGTGTTGCAGGCATCGCAAAGGTGGAGGCGGATCTCGGCCCCATCGAAATCCTCGTCAACAATGCCGGCATCACGCGGGATGCCATGTTCCACAAGATGACCCCTGATCAATGGGGAGCCGTCATAAACACCAACCTGACAGGCCTCTTCAACATGACGCACCCGGTCTGGACCGGCATGCGGGATCGCAACTTCGGCCGCGTCATCAACATCTCCTCGATCAACGGACAGAAGGGGCAGATGGGGCAGGCCAACTATTCGGCGGCGAAGGCAGGAGACCTCGGCTTCACCAAGGCGCTCGCGCAGGAAGGTGCGGCGAAGGGCATTACTGTCAATGCCATTTGCCCCGGCTACATCGGAACGGAAATGGTCCTTGCAGTTCCGGAAAAAGTGTTAAACGAGCGCATCATTCCCCAGATCCCGGTGGGGCGGCTCGGCGAGCCGGAAGAGATCGCGCGCGCAGCAGTGTTTCTCGCTTCCGACGATGCCGGGTTCATTACCGGATCTACACTCAGCGTAAACGGCGGCCAGTTCGTCGTATGA
- the rlmN gene encoding 23S rRNA (adenine(2503)-C(2))-methyltransferase RlmN — translation MATMDFVNTAERAAAPVQRKAMAAEKPSLIGLPREDMAKALAECGVPERQVKMRVSQLWHWLYVRGVSDFDHMTNVSKEMREMLKQHFTIARPEIVEEQISTDGTRKWLLRFPPRGAGRPVEVESVYIPEEGRGTLCISSQVGCTLTCSFCHTGTQKLVRNLTAEEILSQLLLARDRLGDFPDRDTPAGAIVPAEGRKISNIVMMGMGEPLYNFEHVKTALLIASDGDGLSLSKRRITLSTSGVVPEIYRTGEEIGVMLAISLHAVRDDLRDMLVPINKKYPLKELLDACRAYPSLSNARRITFEYVMLKDVNDTLEDAKELVRLLKGIPAKINLIPFNPWPGTNYQCSDWEQIEKFADFINAAGYASPIRTPRGRDILAACGQLKSDSERMRKVDRMAFEAMMIANHGEDDA, via the coding sequence ATGGCGACTATGGACTTTGTAAACACCGCCGAACGGGCCGCTGCGCCAGTGCAGCGCAAGGCAATGGCGGCCGAGAAGCCGTCGCTGATCGGTCTCCCGCGCGAGGACATGGCAAAGGCACTTGCCGAATGCGGCGTTCCCGAGCGCCAGGTCAAGATGCGGGTGAGCCAGCTCTGGCACTGGCTCTATGTGCGCGGCGTTTCCGACTTCGATCACATGACCAACGTGTCGAAGGAGATGCGTGAGATGCTGAAGCAGCATTTCACCATCGCACGTCCGGAGATCGTCGAAGAACAGATCTCGACGGACGGCACCCGGAAATGGCTTCTGCGCTTTCCGCCGCGCGGCGCGGGTCGGCCGGTTGAGGTCGAGAGCGTCTACATCCCGGAGGAAGGCCGCGGCACGCTGTGCATATCGAGCCAGGTCGGCTGCACGCTCACCTGCTCCTTCTGTCATACGGGAACGCAGAAGCTCGTGCGCAATCTGACCGCGGAGGAAATCCTCTCCCAGTTGCTGCTGGCGCGCGACCGGCTCGGAGATTTTCCGGACCGTGATACGCCCGCGGGTGCGATCGTACCGGCCGAGGGTCGCAAGATCAGCAACATCGTGATGATGGGCATGGGCGAACCGCTCTACAATTTCGAACACGTCAAGACGGCGCTGCTGATCGCGTCGGATGGCGACGGGCTTTCGCTCTCGAAGCGGCGCATAACGCTTTCGACGTCGGGCGTCGTTCCGGAAATCTACCGCACCGGCGAAGAAATCGGCGTCATGCTGGCGATTTCGCTGCATGCCGTGCGCGACGATCTGCGCGACATGCTGGTGCCGATCAACAAGAAGTATCCGCTGAAGGAACTTCTCGACGCCTGCCGGGCCTATCCCAGCCTTTCCAATGCGCGCAGGATCACCTTCGAGTACGTCATGCTGAAGGACGTCAACGATACGCTCGAGGATGCCAAGGAACTCGTGCGGCTGCTCAAGGGCATTCCGGCCAAGATCAATCTCATTCCGTTCAATCCGTGGCCGGGTACGAACTACCAGTGTTCCGACTGGGAACAGATCGAGAAGTTCGCCGATTTCATCAATGCCGCCGGATATGCCTCGCCGATTCGCACGCCCCGCGGGCGCGACATTCTTGCCGCGTGCGGTCAGCTCAAGTCGGACTCCGAGCGCATGCGCAAGGTCGACAGGATGGCGTTCGAGGCAATGATGATCGCCAATCATGGCGAAGACGACGCATAA
- a CDS encoding acetyl-CoA C-acetyltransferase — protein MSTPSIVIASAARTAVGTFNGAFANNPAHELGATVISAVLERAGVAAEEVDEVILGQVLQAGEGQNPARQAAIKAGIPQEKTAWTMNQLCGSGLRAVALGMQQIATGDASIIVAGGMESMSMAPHCAHLRGGVKMGDFKMIDTMIKDGLTDAFYGYHMGITAENVAKQWQLSREEQDLFAVSSQNKAEAAQKEGRFKDEIVPFVVKTRKGDIVVDADEYIRHGATLDSVAKLRPAFDKDGTVTAANASGINDGAAATLLMSEAEASRRGIAPLARIVSWATAGVDPKIMGTGPIPASRKALERAGWKVGDLDLVEANEAFAAQACAVNKDLGWDPSIVNVNGGAIAIGHPIGASGARVLNTLLFEMKRRGVSKGLATLCIGGGMGVALCVERM, from the coding sequence ATGAGCACTCCATCCATTGTCATCGCCAGCGCCGCACGCACCGCCGTCGGCACATTCAACGGAGCCTTCGCCAACAATCCCGCCCATGAGCTGGGCGCCACGGTGATTTCTGCGGTTCTCGAGCGCGCCGGTGTCGCCGCTGAAGAGGTGGATGAAGTCATTCTTGGCCAGGTGCTGCAGGCGGGCGAGGGGCAGAATCCGGCGCGCCAGGCAGCCATTAAGGCGGGCATTCCCCAGGAGAAGACGGCCTGGACCATGAACCAGCTCTGCGGTTCGGGCTTGCGCGCCGTTGCGCTCGGCATGCAGCAGATCGCCACCGGTGATGCTTCCATCATCGTCGCCGGCGGCATGGAGTCGATGTCCATGGCTCCGCATTGCGCCCACCTGCGCGGCGGGGTCAAGATGGGCGACTTCAAGATGATCGATACGATGATCAAGGACGGCCTGACGGACGCATTCTACGGCTACCACATGGGCATCACTGCAGAAAACGTCGCCAAGCAGTGGCAGCTTTCGCGCGAGGAGCAGGATCTCTTTGCCGTTTCCTCCCAGAACAAGGCCGAGGCTGCGCAGAAGGAAGGACGCTTCAAGGACGAGATCGTGCCTTTCGTCGTCAAGACCCGGAAGGGCGACATCGTCGTCGATGCGGACGAATATATCCGCCACGGCGCAACGCTGGATTCGGTGGCGAAGCTGCGCCCGGCCTTCGACAAGGATGGAACGGTGACTGCCGCAAACGCCTCCGGCATCAACGACGGGGCGGCTGCGACGCTGCTGATGAGCGAAGCGGAGGCCTCCCGCCGGGGCATCGCGCCTCTGGCGCGCATCGTCTCCTGGGCTACTGCCGGGGTCGATCCGAAAATCATGGGAACCGGTCCCATTCCGGCATCGCGCAAGGCGCTGGAGAGAGCCGGCTGGAAGGTCGGAGACCTCGATCTCGTGGAAGCAAACGAAGCCTTTGCCGCCCAGGCATGCGCCGTCAACAAGGACCTCGGCTGGGATCCGTCGATCGTCAACGTCAACGGCGGAGCGATCGCGATCGGGCATCCGATCGGTGCTTCGGGTGCACGCGTACTCAACACGCTACTTTTTGAGATGAAGCGCCGTGGCGTATCGAAAGGACTGGCCACACTTTGCATCGGGGGCGGAATGGGCGTCGCTCTCTGCGTTGAACGCATGTAA
- the rpmF gene encoding 50S ribosomal protein L32 — protein MAVPKRKTSPSKRGMRRSADGLKAPTYIEDKNSGELRRPHHVDLKTGMYRGRQVLTPKESA, from the coding sequence ATGGCTGTACCGAAAAGAAAAACAAGCCCGTCCAAGCGCGGTATGCGCCGTTCTGCTGACGGTCTTAAGGCTCCGACCTATATCGAAGACAAGAACTCCGGCGAACTGCGCCGCCCGCACCATGTCGATCTGAAGACCGGCATGTATCGCGGCCGTCAGGTCCTGACGCCGAAGGAAAGCGCATAA
- a CDS encoding YkvA family protein translates to MDDVKIGEILLPGDEDEQENQQRKVKKRFWPTLKRAFRQVPFSRDLVAAYYCAMDPKTPVRVRGILLAALAYFVLPFDSLPDFLAVIGYSDDVAIIAAALAAIGGHIREQHYEAADRALSTDAGDR, encoded by the coding sequence ATGGATGACGTAAAGATCGGCGAAATCCTGCTGCCCGGCGATGAAGACGAGCAGGAAAACCAGCAGCGAAAGGTAAAGAAGCGCTTCTGGCCGACGCTGAAGCGTGCCTTCCGACAGGTTCCCTTCAGCCGTGACCTCGTGGCCGCCTACTATTGCGCCATGGATCCGAAGACGCCGGTGCGCGTTCGGGGCATTTTGCTCGCGGCACTTGCCTACTTCGTCCTTCCGTTCGATTCGCTCCCTGACTTCCTTGCCGTGATCGGCTATTCCGACGACGTTGCGATCATCGCTGCCGCGCTTGCGGCGATCGGCGGCCACATCCGCGAGCAGCACTATGAGGCGGCGGACAGGGCGCTGTCCACGGACGCAGGGGACCGTTGA
- a CDS encoding ABC transporter substrate-binding protein: protein MRSFLLALAATVAMSMPARADEVTVAVTAIVEHPALDAVRDGVKEALAAAGYKDGENLKFIYESAQGNPATAAQIARQFAGEDPTVIVPISTPSAQAVVSATRDIPIVFTAVSDPLGAQLVKDMEKPGGNVTGLSDMSPVAEHVALIKEILPNVKTIGYLYNSGEANSVSLLAVLKAEAEKAGLSIVESAATKSAEVQGAARALVGRADAIYVPTDNTIISALEGAVAVAEEAKLPLFTADTDSVSRGSLAALGFNYHDVGKQTGEVVVRILKGENAGDIPVRIAAGSDLVVNKAAAGKMGVTLPESVLGRANRVVE from the coding sequence ATGCGTTCATTTTTGCTGGCCCTTGCCGCCACTGTGGCAATGTCCATGCCCGCTCGCGCTGACGAGGTCACGGTTGCCGTCACGGCTATCGTGGAACATCCGGCGCTTGACGCGGTTCGCGACGGCGTCAAGGAGGCCCTGGCCGCCGCCGGCTACAAGGATGGCGAGAACCTCAAATTCATCTATGAGTCCGCACAGGGCAATCCGGCGACCGCCGCGCAGATCGCGCGCCAGTTCGCTGGCGAGGATCCGACGGTGATCGTGCCGATCTCCACACCGTCGGCTCAGGCAGTCGTTTCGGCGACCCGTGATATCCCGATCGTTTTCACGGCTGTCTCCGATCCGCTCGGCGCGCAGCTCGTCAAGGACATGGAAAAGCCCGGCGGCAACGTGACCGGACTTTCCGACATGTCTCCCGTGGCCGAGCACGTGGCGCTGATCAAGGAGATCCTCCCCAACGTCAAGACGATCGGCTACCTCTACAACTCCGGGGAAGCCAACTCCGTCTCGTTGCTTGCAGTATTGAAAGCTGAAGCCGAGAAGGCCGGTCTTTCCATCGTCGAATCCGCCGCAACGAAATCTGCCGAGGTTCAGGGTGCCGCTCGCGCGCTCGTCGGGCGTGCCGATGCCATCTACGTCCCGACCGACAACACGATCATTTCCGCACTCGAAGGTGCGGTCGCCGTTGCGGAGGAGGCAAAGCTGCCGCTCTTCACGGCCGACACGGACTCCGTCTCGCGTGGGTCGCTCGCGGCTCTCGGCTTCAACTACCACGATGTCGGCAAGCAGACCGGAGAGGTCGTGGTGCGTATCCTGAAGGGCGAGAATGCCGGCGACATCCCGGTGCGGATCGCTGCGGGAAGCGATCTCGTGGTGAACAAGGCTGCCGCCGGGAAGATGGGCGTAACCCTGCCCGAAAGCGTCCTCGGCCGCGCAAACCGCGTCGTCGAGTAA
- the phaR gene encoding polyhydroxyalkanoate synthesis repressor PhaR: protein MAKNDGQIVIKKYANRRLYNTGTSTYVTLDDLAVMVKKGEDFTVQDAKSGEDITHSVLTQIIFEQESKTGNTLLPISFLRQLISYYGDQMQMVVPSYLEHSMQAFTEQQAQMREQINKAFGDTPISKNLQLPIQIVEEQVRRNTEMFHKAMQMFSPFMNTPQPKETKKAEAKDIDDLKEQLRALQNKLDKFG, encoded by the coding sequence ATGGCCAAGAATGACGGTCAGATAGTCATCAAGAAATACGCGAACCGAAGACTCTACAATACCGGAACGAGCACCTATGTGACGCTCGACGATTTGGCCGTCATGGTGAAGAAGGGAGAGGACTTCACCGTGCAGGACGCCAAATCCGGGGAGGACATAACGCATTCCGTCCTGACGCAGATCATCTTCGAGCAGGAATCCAAGACCGGCAATACATTGCTGCCGATCTCGTTCCTGCGGCAGCTGATCTCGTATTACGGCGACCAGATGCAGATGGTCGTGCCGAGTTATCTCGAGCATTCAATGCAGGCGTTCACCGAACAACAGGCACAGATGCGCGAGCAGATCAACAAGGCATTCGGGGACACGCCGATCAGCAAGAATCTCCAGCTCCCGATTCAGATCGTCGAGGAGCAGGTGCGGCGCAACACGGAAATGTTCCACAAGGCGATGCAGATGTTCTCGCCCTTCATGAATACTCCGCAGCCGAAGGAAACGAAGAAGGCGGAAGCCAAGGACATCGACGATCTCAAGGAGCAGTTGCGCGCGCTGCAGAACAAGCTCGACAAGTTCGGCTGA
- a CDS encoding ABC transporter permease — translation MSQIAFWGAVELGLVYAFVALGVFLAFRVLDFPDLTVDGSFPLGAAVTAVLIIAGVNPWLAAAVAMVAGAAAGLVTALLNVRFRILNLLASILTMIALFSVNLRVMGKPNVALINADTMLSPFFGHGLRDFYVRPLFIGVLVVIAIVLVWRFLESDAGLAMRATGANARMARAQGVDTSRQIYLGMAISNALVALGGALFAQTNGFADVTSGVGTIVVGLAAVIIGETLLGTRGILIALIGCVLGSILYRIAIQLALSTDVLGLQASDLNFVTALLVTIALVLPRLRRGGATS, via the coding sequence GTGAGTCAGATCGCATTCTGGGGAGCCGTTGAACTGGGGCTGGTTTACGCCTTCGTCGCGCTCGGCGTGTTCCTCGCCTTCCGTGTCCTCGATTTTCCGGATCTCACGGTCGACGGATCGTTTCCCCTTGGCGCTGCGGTGACGGCCGTCCTGATCATTGCAGGCGTGAACCCCTGGCTCGCGGCAGCCGTGGCCATGGTTGCGGGGGCCGCAGCAGGCCTGGTCACGGCCTTGCTGAATGTGCGCTTCCGTATCCTGAACCTGCTCGCATCTATCCTCACCATGATCGCGCTCTTCTCCGTGAACCTGCGCGTCATGGGCAAGCCCAACGTGGCGCTGATCAACGCCGACACCATGCTGAGCCCGTTCTTCGGCCACGGCCTCAGGGATTTCTACGTGCGCCCGCTCTTCATCGGCGTCCTCGTCGTCATTGCGATCGTGCTCGTCTGGCGCTTCCTCGAAAGCGATGCGGGCCTGGCCATGCGGGCGACCGGCGCCAATGCCCGAATGGCGCGGGCACAGGGCGTGGACACCAGCCGGCAGATCTACCTCGGCATGGCGATCTCCAACGCTCTCGTGGCGCTTGGCGGCGCGCTCTTTGCACAGACGAACGGTTTCGCAGATGTAACCTCGGGCGTCGGCACGATCGTCGTCGGTCTCGCCGCTGTCATCATCGGCGAAACGCTGCTTGGGACCCGCGGCATCCTTATCGCGCTCATCGGCTGCGTTCTGGGTTCTATTCTCTACCGCATCGCCATCCAGCTCGCGCTATCGACCGATGTCCTGGGGCTGCAGGCGTCGGACCTGAATTTCGTCACCGCCCTGTTGGTTACGATCGCGCTTGTCCTTCCCCGACTTCGCCGCGGTGGAGCCACCTCATGA
- a CDS encoding ABC transporter ATP-binding protein yields MITLKDIKVVFGRGTPLQKQALNGVSLTIEQGSFVTVIGSNGAGKSTLLSVLAGDVLPTEGQVLIGSADVTRKATSARAGLVARVFQDPLTGSCGSLSIEENMALASRRGERRGLVASLGPQRRSVFRDRIAELNLGLENRMGDRMDLLSGGQRQAVSLVMATLAGSEVLLLDEHTAALDPGMAEFIMKLTQKIVSERKLTTLMVTHSMRQALDFGHRTVMLHGGEIILDVSGDSRKTLQVEDLIAMFRKMRGETLDDDALLIG; encoded by the coding sequence ATGATCACACTCAAGGATATCAAGGTCGTATTCGGACGCGGGACGCCCTTGCAAAAGCAGGCGCTCAACGGCGTCAGCCTGACGATCGAGCAGGGTTCGTTCGTCACGGTGATCGGATCGAACGGTGCAGGCAAGTCGACACTGCTCAGCGTGCTTGCGGGTGACGTGCTGCCAACCGAAGGACAAGTCCTAATCGGCAGTGCCGACGTCACGCGCAAGGCGACATCCGCGCGCGCGGGCCTTGTTGCCCGCGTGTTCCAGGATCCCCTCACCGGGAGCTGCGGTTCGCTATCGATCGAGGAAAACATGGCGCTTGCCTCAAGGCGCGGCGAACGCCGCGGTCTTGTCGCGTCGCTCGGGCCGCAGCGGCGGTCGGTGTTCAGGGATCGCATCGCAGAACTCAATCTCGGGCTCGAGAACCGGATGGGTGATCGCATGGATCTCCTCTCCGGTGGCCAGAGGCAGGCGGTCTCGCTGGTCATGGCGACGCTTGCCGGCTCCGAAGTTCTGCTGCTCGACGAGCATACGGCGGCTCTCGACCCGGGGATGGCCGAGTTCATCATGAAGCTCACGCAGAAGATCGTTTCCGAACGCAAGCTCACCACGCTGATGGTCACACATTCGATGCGCCAGGCACTCGATTTCGGCCACCGCACGGTGATGCTCCACGGCGGCGAGATCATCCTCGACGTGAGCGGCGACAGCAGGAAGACGCTCCAGGTCGAGGACCTGATTGCAATGTTCCGCAAGATGCGCGGCGAAACGCTCGATGACGATGCGCTGCTGATCGGCTGA